TCAaatctatatattattttttctttttcaaggtATTTAATACACTACAATTGCACTGTTTTAAAGGTGACCTAATATGCCCCTTTCTACATTATGTACTATAAGTCCCTAGAATGTATTTGTGAAATTTAGCTCAAAACATCCCacaaatcatttattatataatttttaaaacacctattttgagaggaagcagaaacaagctgttttttacatgtatctttaaatgcaaatgagctgctgctccccgcccccttttccagaattGGGCTTTTCCTTCACAGCTCCTAGGTCAGATactctgataaaaataaaaaaaaaaacctttttttgttttgattgtcaTGTCTATCGCGCTGAAATCATGTGTTTTGAAGCAACATTCatttaaacttctgatataggATTTTCTGAGCGCACACATCCGAAGCAGCTGTCACACAGCATGTGAGgactaaactaagttctctttcatgtcttcttgtgcttaaactgtcaaatgcacaaaagtttgttgaaaacaaaaacagtcaGCTATGTCTAGAAAGTTAAACAGCtggaaaataaaacatgtttatattatatctgtgtggcagcagctgtatacagtaaataaattaataaatccacTTCTCCCTGGTCTCttctgaggctgggactctaacGATAGGACGGTTAACAAGCTTTGCTCAAACATTTACCAAGGCACTAGAACTGGTACACCGGTGTTGCTTGTGAAGACAAGAATGGCGGCGCCGTGTGTGGAAATGTGCAGATAAAGGGGTTTTGATATTATAATAAGATCCCTTTGCCACATCTCTAAGTCACTCGCTTGTTTTTTCAGAAGCTTGCAGAAAAaggcttaccaaaacaaagttactgggttaatCTTTTTCACCTGGGTTGGTAGTTGCACCGGggattatagcacttaaaacaCTGAACGGAAAacgaaaaaagtcagattttcatgatatgttaCCTTTAAATTGTGAATTTTCTAATACCAGTAACTATagagttaattaaaaatattttatcggcaaagattaaatatttgattGTGTGAATCTTTTACTCCAGTTGTCGAGGATGATAAAAGCACAGATGGCATCACGTTCAGTTCACAGTCGGGCCCAGCTTGGGCCGGTTCAGAGAGAGATTACACCTACGATGAGGTATGATGAGTAATCCTTCTCATTCCTCACACGCGATATACTTCTACCCCACGCTTGTGACATAGTTTTCctttcatttgtcattattaaCATGTCTGCGTCTTTACAGTTGTTGAGCCGGGTGTTTAACATCATGAGGGAGAAGAACCCTGATATGGTGGCAGGGGAGAAGAGGAAGTTTGTGATGAAGCCGCCTCAGGTGGTCCGAGTTGGGACAAAGAAAACCTCTTTTGTCAACTTCACTGACATCTGCAAACTGTGAGTATAAACATTTAGTATCCGTGTCTGctgtattttcttaaaaataatacaacagaTGATACATGGGTCAACCTCAAGGCTTATGTTTTTGGTCCTtccaatttattcaaaaatacattaaagcgTTGAAGTGCAAAAAATGAATACATGGACAAAATAGAAAATATCAGGGTGACAGAACTGTCCTAATATAATAAAGTAAAtccttattaaaataatacaattaccaTGTCTGCTAAATCAAAATCTGGTGCAACAAAGTGCACAGAAAAAGACCCCTTCAATTGTGTGTGTCAAGACATAGAGAAGTctctgaaaatattttatataaaatatttaatggctTTTTATAGCGAGACATGGTCagattgtaatttttatttaataataaatacaaaaaatataaccgTGAATATGCATGAATTACTATACAAATataattcatgatatttgtaaaatatttgtacttttgaaaaatatatttaaaatcttctGATTAAAGTGTATACAATCACACATAAGTGGGGAAGATatacatttttccttttctttaacaTGTGACCAGTGATTCTAGTTTATTGGTATAATTTTGTCTAATAATCttttgaaatgttaatatttttcatCTTCAGGTTGCATCGACAGCCCAAACATCTTTTGGCGTTCCTATTAGCTGAGTTGGGAACATGGTGAGCTGTTAATTGCATTTCCAGTATTCCGTCTAATGTGAAAAGGTGATTTCTTCTGTAACGCAAGTATTCCCTTCATGCTTCTAGTGGATCCATAGATGGAAATAACCAGCTTGTAATCAAGGGACGCTTTCAACAGAAACAAATAGAGAACGTCTTGAGAAGATACATAAGTAagtcatatattttaatgtattatctcaCCCTCATATGCAAATGAGTCACGGCACATACGTCTTCCCATGTGATTTGTGCTTTTGTAATCTTGGTTATTGCACTAATAACTGTGCAGCCCTagtttcatgtaaaaaaaaaaggtagtgaCCTCTTTTCTAATGTAGTACATGTAGAATGGAAGTGTTTAGTTCAGTTCACTCACTTTTTTTGGTTTACAGGAGAAAAACTCAGTATTTACTGTTTATATTACACATTTGACAAGCCATTTTCTCTTTGCTTTTCACAGAGGAATATGTGACTTGTCACACCTGCCGCTCACCTGATACAATTCTGCAGAAGGATACACGGCTCTACTTCCTGCAGTGTGAAACCTGTCACTCACGCTGCTCTGTAGCCAGCATCAAGACCGGCTTCCAGGCCGTCACCGGCAAAAGAGCCCAGCTTCGAGCCAAAGCCAACTAATACAAGCTCCCTGTTCTGGCCTCCCAGGCTGATGCTCTGCTCCTCTGGCTGACGACGGTCCTCTCTGCTCTCCTCTGAAGCTCAGTGACC
This genomic window from Carassius auratus strain Wakin unplaced genomic scaffold, ASM336829v1 scaf_tig00005214, whole genome shotgun sequence contains:
- the LOC113070684 gene encoding eukaryotic translation initiation factor 2 subunit 2-like translates to MSEDEILFDPSTTKKKKKKKKPFMLDEDGEGEEAQQTEQKEAEPEAAEERELDPEDDEVKKKEPSDDLDDLNFFNQKKKKKKPKKVFENDIEEGMKELKIEGEQQEMMEEDDLDLMLPAKKKKQKKVEFAEETDTVEKDDVVEDDKSTDGITFSSQSGPAWAGSERDYTYDELLSRVFNIMREKNPDMVAGEKRKFVMKPPQVVRVGTKKTSFVNFTDICKLLHRQPKHLLAFLLAELGTCGSIDGNNQLVIKGRFQQKQIENVLRRYIKEYVTCHTCRSPDTILQKDTRLYFLQCETCHSRCSVASIKTGFQAVTGKRAQLRAKAN